A single window of Sporosarcina sp. 6E9 DNA harbors:
- a CDS encoding GntR family transcriptional regulator, with the protein MLEVSGTKPIYIQIADWIETEIIEGNLVADEKVYSQYQLAELFNINPATAGKGLTLLLEAEIVYQRRGLGTFVSPDGREKLLIKRKSETLRKLILELLDEAELLGVSNHHLLSMIEAERVGKEEGTK; encoded by the coding sequence TTGCTTGAAGTAAGTGGCACAAAACCGATATATATTCAAATTGCCGATTGGATTGAAACAGAAATAATCGAGGGCAACTTGGTTGCTGACGAAAAAGTATACTCACAATATCAACTTGCAGAGCTTTTCAATATTAATCCAGCGACTGCCGGGAAGGGGCTGACTTTGTTGCTAGAAGCAGAAATTGTTTACCAAAGACGTGGTCTTGGGACTTTTGTATCTCCAGATGGTCGAGAAAAGTTACTTATTAAACGCAAAAGTGAAACATTAAGAAAGCTAATCCTTGAATTGCTGGATGAAGCGGAACTGCTAGGCGTAAGCAATCACCATTTACTATCAATGATCGAGGCAGAACGCGTGGGAAAAGAGGAGGGAACTAAATGA
- a CDS encoding ATP-binding cassette domain-containing protein: MNVVEFTNVTKVYRTHTVLNEMNFTIKQGVLTGIIGRNGVGKTTLMKLIVGFIEETSGKVEVFSEKPFNNLKVSANSILVDDGMSFPYPMTVTDILKECRRFYANWDAGLAERLISYFGFHPNARHAQLSKGKKSTFNAIIGISARCALTIFDEPTTGMDSSVRKDFYRALLKDYIAHPRTILLSSHHIEEIEDILEDVLLVHKGNAHFHGSITELQEMFITITGKKEKLALHTKGKSVFGMNNVGPYSEWIIQNTCTQAELEQMKLDGIAIASVSANDAYIALTDQPKGGIDDVFE; the protein is encoded by the coding sequence ATGAATGTTGTTGAATTTACAAATGTAACTAAAGTTTATCGAACACACACCGTTCTCAATGAAATGAATTTCACAATCAAACAAGGCGTGCTGACTGGCATAATCGGACGCAACGGCGTAGGGAAAACGACACTTATGAAACTCATTGTCGGATTTATAGAAGAAACATCGGGTAAAGTGGAGGTTTTTTCAGAAAAGCCCTTCAATAATTTAAAAGTATCCGCGAATTCAATTTTAGTTGATGACGGCATGAGTTTTCCGTACCCGATGACAGTAACTGACATTTTAAAAGAATGCAGACGCTTTTATGCCAATTGGGATGCCGGATTGGCTGAACGCCTAATCAGTTATTTTGGTTTTCATCCAAATGCGCGCCATGCTCAATTATCTAAAGGTAAAAAGAGCACCTTCAATGCGATCATCGGCATATCCGCTCGCTGTGCACTAACGATTTTCGATGAACCAACAACTGGAATGGATTCATCTGTCCGAAAAGATTTCTACCGTGCTTTATTAAAGGATTACATCGCCCATCCGAGAACAATTCTGTTATCCAGTCATCACATCGAAGAAATTGAAGATATCCTCGAAGATGTTTTACTTGTCCATAAAGGCAATGCGCATTTCCATGGTTCGATTACCGAATTACAGGAAATGTTCATAACAATTACGGGTAAAAAAGAGAAACTCGCGCTTCATACAAAAGGTAAATCAGTGTTTGGTATGAACAACGTCGGTCCTTATTCGGAATGGATCATTCAAAATACATGCACGCAAGCAGAACTTGAGCAAATGAAGTTGGACGGTATAGCCATTGCATCAGTTTCCGCAAATGACGCCTATATCGCATTAACGGATCAACCGAAAGGAGGAATTGATGATGTATTTGAATGA